In the Paralichthys olivaceus isolate ysfri-2021 chromosome 15, ASM2471397v2, whole genome shotgun sequence genome, one interval contains:
- the b3glctb gene encoding beta-1,3-glucosyltransferase isoform X1 yields MSLRDVAEGCQLFAVLLLVLGPSAEDRHTGCAHAAEHQAHTAHRSAVCFSALEEVVFVIQSQRNSYHARRGVQRRTEILQQAAELGQGVPVVVLLHELSEYAGDWSILPALPHLSATCGQSASWFFFIEEETRVSLAALLQVLHRYQGHKEWFLGKRLHDNEASIIHHYAFSEDPSSFGYPDPAAGWALSTPLLHRLTERIRHGHLKSDFTIDLKHEIALYIWEEGRGPKLTSVPEFCTESRDDCATTFTTYLPNCGESVSKNDVFVAVKTCQKFHRERVPVVKATWERDAGFLEYYSDVADASIPTVSLGVPNTERGHCGKTFAILRRFLSDTVPKADWLLIVDDDTLISLPRLRRLLRCYDPKEAVSLGERYGYSLVNHGYSYTTGGGGMVLSRPAVFRLVSSGCRCYTDDAPDDMVLGRCFTSLGIPITHSPLFHQARPDDYNDTLISLQQAISFHKHWNIDPVAVYKHWLQETHPRDEL; encoded by the exons ATGTCGCTCCGGGATGTGGCGGAAGGATGTCAACTCTTCGCGGTGCTGCTCCTGGTTCTGG GTCCCTCTGCTGAAGACAGACACACTGGTTGTGCTCAT GCAGCGGAGCACCAGGCGCACACTGCACACAGATCTGCTG tgtgtttctcaGCACTGGAGGAGGTGGTCTTTGTGATCCAGAGTCAGAGAAACTCCTACCACGCCCGTCGAGGGGTCCAGAGGAGGACGGAGATTCTGCAGCAGGCGGCAGAACTTGGACAG ggAGTTCCGgttgttgttcttcttcatgAGCTGTCGGAGTATGCAGGGGATTGGAGTATCCTCCCTGCGCTTCCTCA TCTCTCTGCCACATGCGGCCAATCAGCTTCCTGGTTTTTCTTCATAGAGGAAGAGACCAGAGTCTCACtggctgctctgctgcaggtCCTCCACAGGTATCAAGGCCACAAG GAATGGTTTTTGGGTAAACGTCTCCATGACAACGAGGCTTCCATCATCCACCATTATGCGTTCTCTGAAGACCCCAGTTCCTTTGGTTACCCTGACCCTGCAGCAGGCTGGGCACTCAGCACGCCTCTGCtccacag actCACTGAGCGGATCCGACACGGCCACCTGAAGTCAGATTTTACCATCGACTTGAAACATGAG ATTGCTCTGTATATTTGGGAGGAAGGACGTGGACCAAAGCTGACATCAGTTCCAGAGTTCTGCACAGAGTCAAGAGACGACTGCGCTACCACATTTACAACCTACCTGCCTAACTGT gGAGAGTCGGTCTCGAAGAATGACGTGTTTGTTGCTGTGAAAACTTGCCAGAAATTCCACAGGGAGCGAG TGCCAGTGGTGAAAGCTACATGGGAGAGGGACGCTGGGTTTCTGGAGTATTACAGTGATGTCGCTGACGCCTCCATACCCACCGTCAGCCTGGGAGTGCCCAACACTGAGAGAG GACACTGTGGGAAGACATTTGCCATCTTGAGGCGGTTCCTTAGTGACACTGTGCCAAAGGCTGATTGGCTTCTCATTGTTGATGATGATACACTCATCAG TTTACCCAGATTGCGGCGACTGCTGCGTTGCTATGATCCAAAGGAAGCGGTGAGCCTCGGGGAGAGATATGGCTACAGCCTGGTTAACCACGGATACAGCTAcaccacaggaggaggagg gatggTGCTTAGTAGGCCTGCAGTCTTCAGGCTCGTCTCCAGTGGTTGTAGATGCTACACTGATGACGCTCCTGATGACATGGTGCTGGGCCGGTGCTTCACTTCCCTCGGTATCCCCATCACACACAGTCCCCTGTTCCACCAg GCCCGACCGGATGACTACAACGACACGCTGATCTCCTTGCAGCAGGCCATCTCCTTCCACAAGCACTGGAACATAGATCCTGTGGCTGTCTACAAACACtggctgcaggaaacacacccaCGAGATGAACTGTAG
- the b3glctb gene encoding beta-1,3-glucosyltransferase isoform X3: MSLRDVAEGCQLFAVLLLVLGPSAEDRHTGCAHAAEHQAHTAHRSAVCFSALEEVVFVIQSQRNSYHARRGVQRRTEILQQAAELGQGVPVVVLLHELSEYAGDWSILPALPHLSATCGQSASWFFFIEEETRVSLAALLQVLHRYQGHKEWFLGKRLHDNEASIIHHYAFSEDPSSFGYPDPAAGWALSTPLLHRLTERIRHGHLKSDFTIDLKHEIALYIWEEGRGPKLTSVPEFCTESRDDCATTFTTYLPNCGESVSKNDVFVAVKTCQKFHRERVPVVKATWERDAGFLEYYSDVADASIPTVSLGVPNTERGHCGKTFAILRRFLSDTVPKADWLLIVDDDTLIRMVLSRPAVFRLVSSGCRCYTDDAPDDMVLGRCFTSLGIPITHSPLFHQARPDDYNDTLISLQQAISFHKHWNIDPVAVYKHWLQETHPRDEL; the protein is encoded by the exons ATGTCGCTCCGGGATGTGGCGGAAGGATGTCAACTCTTCGCGGTGCTGCTCCTGGTTCTGG GTCCCTCTGCTGAAGACAGACACACTGGTTGTGCTCAT GCAGCGGAGCACCAGGCGCACACTGCACACAGATCTGCTG tgtgtttctcaGCACTGGAGGAGGTGGTCTTTGTGATCCAGAGTCAGAGAAACTCCTACCACGCCCGTCGAGGGGTCCAGAGGAGGACGGAGATTCTGCAGCAGGCGGCAGAACTTGGACAG ggAGTTCCGgttgttgttcttcttcatgAGCTGTCGGAGTATGCAGGGGATTGGAGTATCCTCCCTGCGCTTCCTCA TCTCTCTGCCACATGCGGCCAATCAGCTTCCTGGTTTTTCTTCATAGAGGAAGAGACCAGAGTCTCACtggctgctctgctgcaggtCCTCCACAGGTATCAAGGCCACAAG GAATGGTTTTTGGGTAAACGTCTCCATGACAACGAGGCTTCCATCATCCACCATTATGCGTTCTCTGAAGACCCCAGTTCCTTTGGTTACCCTGACCCTGCAGCAGGCTGGGCACTCAGCACGCCTCTGCtccacag actCACTGAGCGGATCCGACACGGCCACCTGAAGTCAGATTTTACCATCGACTTGAAACATGAG ATTGCTCTGTATATTTGGGAGGAAGGACGTGGACCAAAGCTGACATCAGTTCCAGAGTTCTGCACAGAGTCAAGAGACGACTGCGCTACCACATTTACAACCTACCTGCCTAACTGT gGAGAGTCGGTCTCGAAGAATGACGTGTTTGTTGCTGTGAAAACTTGCCAGAAATTCCACAGGGAGCGAG TGCCAGTGGTGAAAGCTACATGGGAGAGGGACGCTGGGTTTCTGGAGTATTACAGTGATGTCGCTGACGCCTCCATACCCACCGTCAGCCTGGGAGTGCCCAACACTGAGAGAG GACACTGTGGGAAGACATTTGCCATCTTGAGGCGGTTCCTTAGTGACACTGTGCCAAAGGCTGATTGGCTTCTCATTGTTGATGATGATACACTCATCAG gatggTGCTTAGTAGGCCTGCAGTCTTCAGGCTCGTCTCCAGTGGTTGTAGATGCTACACTGATGACGCTCCTGATGACATGGTGCTGGGCCGGTGCTTCACTTCCCTCGGTATCCCCATCACACACAGTCCCCTGTTCCACCAg GCCCGACCGGATGACTACAACGACACGCTGATCTCCTTGCAGCAGGCCATCTCCTTCCACAAGCACTGGAACATAGATCCTGTGGCTGTCTACAAACACtggctgcaggaaacacacccaCGAGATGAACTGTAG
- the b3glctb gene encoding beta-1,3-glucosyltransferase isoform X2, which translates to MSLRDVAEGCQLFAVLLLVLGPSAEDRHTGCAHAAEHQAHTAHRSAALEEVVFVIQSQRNSYHARRGVQRRTEILQQAAELGQGVPVVVLLHELSEYAGDWSILPALPHLSATCGQSASWFFFIEEETRVSLAALLQVLHRYQGHKEWFLGKRLHDNEASIIHHYAFSEDPSSFGYPDPAAGWALSTPLLHRLTERIRHGHLKSDFTIDLKHEIALYIWEEGRGPKLTSVPEFCTESRDDCATTFTTYLPNCGESVSKNDVFVAVKTCQKFHRERVPVVKATWERDAGFLEYYSDVADASIPTVSLGVPNTERGHCGKTFAILRRFLSDTVPKADWLLIVDDDTLISLPRLRRLLRCYDPKEAVSLGERYGYSLVNHGYSYTTGGGGMVLSRPAVFRLVSSGCRCYTDDAPDDMVLGRCFTSLGIPITHSPLFHQARPDDYNDTLISLQQAISFHKHWNIDPVAVYKHWLQETHPRDEL; encoded by the exons ATGTCGCTCCGGGATGTGGCGGAAGGATGTCAACTCTTCGCGGTGCTGCTCCTGGTTCTGG GTCCCTCTGCTGAAGACAGACACACTGGTTGTGCTCAT GCAGCGGAGCACCAGGCGCACACTGCACACAGATCTGCTG CACTGGAGGAGGTGGTCTTTGTGATCCAGAGTCAGAGAAACTCCTACCACGCCCGTCGAGGGGTCCAGAGGAGGACGGAGATTCTGCAGCAGGCGGCAGAACTTGGACAG ggAGTTCCGgttgttgttcttcttcatgAGCTGTCGGAGTATGCAGGGGATTGGAGTATCCTCCCTGCGCTTCCTCA TCTCTCTGCCACATGCGGCCAATCAGCTTCCTGGTTTTTCTTCATAGAGGAAGAGACCAGAGTCTCACtggctgctctgctgcaggtCCTCCACAGGTATCAAGGCCACAAG GAATGGTTTTTGGGTAAACGTCTCCATGACAACGAGGCTTCCATCATCCACCATTATGCGTTCTCTGAAGACCCCAGTTCCTTTGGTTACCCTGACCCTGCAGCAGGCTGGGCACTCAGCACGCCTCTGCtccacag actCACTGAGCGGATCCGACACGGCCACCTGAAGTCAGATTTTACCATCGACTTGAAACATGAG ATTGCTCTGTATATTTGGGAGGAAGGACGTGGACCAAAGCTGACATCAGTTCCAGAGTTCTGCACAGAGTCAAGAGACGACTGCGCTACCACATTTACAACCTACCTGCCTAACTGT gGAGAGTCGGTCTCGAAGAATGACGTGTTTGTTGCTGTGAAAACTTGCCAGAAATTCCACAGGGAGCGAG TGCCAGTGGTGAAAGCTACATGGGAGAGGGACGCTGGGTTTCTGGAGTATTACAGTGATGTCGCTGACGCCTCCATACCCACCGTCAGCCTGGGAGTGCCCAACACTGAGAGAG GACACTGTGGGAAGACATTTGCCATCTTGAGGCGGTTCCTTAGTGACACTGTGCCAAAGGCTGATTGGCTTCTCATTGTTGATGATGATACACTCATCAG TTTACCCAGATTGCGGCGACTGCTGCGTTGCTATGATCCAAAGGAAGCGGTGAGCCTCGGGGAGAGATATGGCTACAGCCTGGTTAACCACGGATACAGCTAcaccacaggaggaggagg gatggTGCTTAGTAGGCCTGCAGTCTTCAGGCTCGTCTCCAGTGGTTGTAGATGCTACACTGATGACGCTCCTGATGACATGGTGCTGGGCCGGTGCTTCACTTCCCTCGGTATCCCCATCACACACAGTCCCCTGTTCCACCAg GCCCGACCGGATGACTACAACGACACGCTGATCTCCTTGCAGCAGGCCATCTCCTTCCACAAGCACTGGAACATAGATCCTGTGGCTGTCTACAAACACtggctgcaggaaacacacccaCGAGATGAACTGTAG